From the Candidatus Oleimmundimicrobium sp. genome, the window AAATTACTCCAATTAACACACAGAGGAAGACTAGCAGAAAAAGTATGGTTTCTCTGTTTCTTTTGTTCAGCATGGTTCACCTACTTTCTAAGAATAGTGTAGAAAAAAACTAAGACAAGAACCACGAAAAACGCGCCAAGTAAAAAAGGAACCTTTTTTAAGCTCTTTTGCTCTTTTACAGAAGAAGAATTTGGGGGGGTAAAATCATCTTTATCAAATTCGGCCAAAACTACCGTAATGTTATCAAAACCACCTTTTTTATTTGCTTCTTCAATTAAAAGGTCACATAAGTTCTGGGGCTCGAGGTTTTGAATAAGAATCTTTTGTATTTCCGCGTCAGTTAGCATTGAGGTCAACCCGTCAGTTGCAAGGAGTATTTTATCGCCGGGTTTTATGGTTAAAGTAGAAACATCTGGTTGGACTATTGTTTTATCTCCCAAAGCTCGTGTTATCACATTTCTTAAGGGATGAAAACGGGCTTCTTTAGTCGTTAGTCTTCCTTCTTTTATCATTTGGGCAACTAAGGAGTGGTCTTCAGTTGACTGCATTAATTCAAGATTTCTTAAGAGATAAATTCTGCTGTCTCC encodes:
- a CDS encoding Stp1/IreP family PP2C-type Ser/Thr phosphatase, coding for MKYGTRTDIGKIREINEDAYIANGTIFAVADGMGGHNAGEIASSLALKTLAKNIFLEKELKKNLFSSIKKANKAVYLESLSSPKKRGMGTTLTVFVPKNDKAYIGHIGDSRIYLLRNLELMQSTEDHSLVAQMIKEGRLTTKEARFHPLRNVITRALGDKTIVQPDVSTLTIKPGDKILLATDGLTSMLTDAEIQKILIQNLEPQNLCDLLIEEANKKGGFDNITVVLAEFDKDDFTPPNSSSVKEQKSLKKVPFLLGAFFVVLVLVFFYTILRK